In Pristiophorus japonicus isolate sPriJap1 chromosome 31, sPriJap1.hap1, whole genome shotgun sequence, the genomic stretch ctcaAGATCAACCGCAGGCTcctccctctagtgacatcccCACCTCCCTACCGAGTGacatccccacctccctccctcgagtgacatccccaggccccacCCTCCAGTGACATCCCCAGACCCCTCCCTCTAATGATATCCCCAGGCCCCGCCCTCTAGTGACATTccaggcccctccctctagtgacatccccaggcccctccccctaGTGACATCCCAAAGCCCCTCCTCCAAGTGACATCCCCGACCTCTCCCTTTATTGACATCCCCAGAcccctccctctagtgacatccccaggcccctccctccaGTGACATCGCCAGGCCGCTCCCTTTATTGACATCCTAGGCCCCTCCCTCCATTGACATCCCAGGCCCCTCCCTCTATTGACATCCCAGGCCCCTCCCTCtattgacatccccaggcccctccctctagtgacatcACCAGGCCCCTCCCCCTAGTGACATCCCAAGGCCCCTCCTCCTAGTGACATGCCAAggcccctccctctagtgacatccccaggcccctcccctagtgacatccccacacccctccctttattgacatccccaggcccctccctctagtaacatccccagccccctccccctagTGACGTCCCCAGACCCCTCCCACTAGTAACACCCCAGACACCTTCCcctagtgacatccccaggccTCTCCCCTCATGACCAACCGCAGGCTCATCCCACTAGTGACATCCCCATCTCCCTCCCACTCGTGACATCCCAGGCCCCTCTCCCtattgacatccccaggcccctcccctcaAGATCAACCGCAGGCTcctccctctagtgacatcccCACCTCCCTACCGAGTGacatccccacctccctccctcgagtgacatccccaggccccacCCTCCAGTGACATCCCTAGACCCCTCCCTCTAATGATATCCCCAGGCCCCGCCCTCTAGTGACATTccaggcccctccctctagtgacatccccaggcccctccccctaGTGACATCCCAAAGCCCCTCCTCCAAGTGACATCCCCGACCTCTCCCTTTATTGACATCCCCAGAcccctccctctagtgacatccccaggcccctccctttATTGtcatccccaaacccctccctctAGTCACATCTCCAGGCCCCACCCCTAGTGACATCCCCAGACCCCTCCcctagtgacatccccaggcccctccctccaGTGACATCGCCAGGTCGCTCCCTTTATTGACATCCTAGGCCCCTCCCTCCATTGACATCCCAGGCCCCTCCCTCTATTGACATCCCAGGCCCCTCCCTCtattgacatccccaggcccctccctctagtgacatcACCAGGCCCCTCCCCCTAGTGACATCCCAAGGCCCCTCCTCCTAGTGACATCCCAAggcccctccctctagtgacatccccaggcccctcccctagtgacatccccacacccctccctttattgacatccccaggcccctccctctagtgacatcccccaggcccctccctttattgacatccctaagcccctccctctagtgacatcaccaggcccctccccctagtgacatccccagtcccctccctttattgacatccccaggcccctccctctggtaacatccccaggcccctccctctagtgacatccccacacccctccctttattgacatccccaggcccctccctctagtaacatccccaggcccctccctctagtgacatccccaggaccctccctttattgacatccccaggcccctccctcaagtgacatccccaggcccctccttTTATTGACATCCCCAGGACCCTCCCTTTCTTGACATCCCCAGGCCCTTCCCCCAGTGACAtccccagacccctccccctagtgacatccccaggccccacCCCCTAGTGACGTCCCAGAcccctccctctagtgacatccccaggcccctccctctagtgacatccccaggccccacCCCCTAGTGACgtcccacacccctccctctcgtgacatccccaggcccctccccctagtgacatccccaggcccctccctttattgacatccccaggcccctcccctagtgacatccccaggcccctccttTTATTGACATCCCCAGGACCCACCTttagtgacatccccaggcccctccctctagtgacatccccaggcccctccgtttattgacatccccaggcccctccctttattgacatccccaggcccctcccctagtgacatccccaggcccctccttTTATTGACATCCCCAGGACCCACCTttagtgacatccccaggcccctccctttattgacatccccaggcccctccctctagtgacatccccaggcccctccctctagtgacatccccaggcccctccgtttattgacatccccaggcccctccctttcttgacatccccaggcccttcccctagtgacatccccagacccctccccctaGTGACATCCACAGGCCCCACCCCCTAGTGACGTCCCAGAcccctccctctagtgacatccccaggcccctccctctagtgacatccccaggccctccccctagtgacatccccaggcccctcctcCTATTGACATCCCAACGCCCCTCCCCCTAGTGACATCCCCGACCTCTCCCTTCATTGACATCCCCAGGCCCTTCCCCTAGTGACATCCCCAGAcccctccctctagtgacatccccaggcccctccccctagtgacatcccaaggcccctccctctagtgacatccccaggcccctcccctagTGACATCCCCATCTCCCTCCCACTCGTGACAGCCCAGGCCCCTCTCCCtattgacatccccaggcccctcccctcaAGATCAACCGCAGGCTcctccctctagtgacatcccCACCTCCCTACCGAGTGacatctccacctccctccctctagtgacatccccaggcccctccctccaGTGACATCCGCAGGCCCCTCCCTCTAGTGatatccccaggcccctccctctaatgacatccccaggcccctccctctagtgacatccccaggcccctccctctagtgacatccccagACCCCCGCCCCCGAGTGACATCCCCAGGCCACTCCCGCTAGTGACATCCCCAGACCCCTCCCGCTAGTGACATCCTCAGACCCCCTCCATCGAGTGACATCCCCAGGACCCTCCCCCTAGTGACATCCCAGGCCCCTCCCTTtattgacatccccaggcccctccctctagtgacatccccaggcccctcacTTTATTGACATCCCAGGCCCCTCCCTCTATTGACATCCCAGGCCCCTCCCTCtattgacatccccaggcccctccctccaGTAACATTCCAGGCCCCTCCCCCTAGTGACATCCCAAAGCCCCTCCTCCAAGTGACATCCCCGACCTCTCCCTTTATTGACATCCCCAGAcccctccctctagtgacatcGCCAGGCCGCTCCCTTTATTGTCATCCCAGGCCCCTCCCTCTATTGACATCCCAGGCCCCTCCCTCtattgacatccccaggcccctccctctagtgacatcTACAGACCCCCTCCCTCaagtgacatccccaggcccctccctctagtgacatccccaggcccctccctctagtgacatccccacacccctccctttattgacatccccaggccccgccctctagtgacatcccccaggcccctccctttattgacatccccaagcccctccctctagtgacatcaccaggcccctccctctagtgacatccccagtcccctccctttattgacatccccaggcccctccctctagtgacatccccacacccctccctttattgacatccccaggcccctccctctagtaacatccccaggcccctccctttATTGACATCGCCAGGAccctccctctagtgacatccccaggcccctccccctagtgacatccccaggcccctcctcCTATTGACATCCCAACGCCCCTCCCCCTAGTGACATCCCCGACCTCTCCCTTTATTGACATTTCAAGGCCCCTCCCTCTcgtgacatccccaggcccctccctctagtgacatccccagACCCCTCCTCCGAGTGTCATCCCAAGGCCCCGCCCCCTAGTGACATCCCCGACCTCTCCCTTCATTGACATCTccaggcccctccctctagtgacatTCCAGGCCCCGccctctagtgacatccccaggcccctcccctagTGACATCGCAAGGCCCCTCCTCCTAGTGACATCCGAAGGCCCCTCCCCCGAGTGAAATCCCGGACCTCTCCCTTtattgacatccccaggcccctccctttATAGACATCCCCAGGCCCCTACCCCGAGTGACATCCCCGACCTCCTCTGTTGActtccccaggcccctccccccagtgtcatccccaggcccctccctttattgacatccccaggcccctccctctagtgacatccccaggcccctccccctaGTGACATCCTCAGGCCCCTCCCCCTAGTGACATACCAAGGCCCCTCCCTTtattgacatccccaggcccctccccctagtgacatcccagacccctccctctagtgacatccccaggcccctccccctagtgacatccccaggcccctccctttattgacatccccaggcccctccctctagtgacatccccaggccccacCCCCTAGTGACATCCCAGAcccctccctctagtgacatccccaggcccctccctttattgacatccccaggcccctcccctagtgacatccccaggcccctccttTTATTGACATCCCCAGGACCCAACTTtattgacatccccaggcccctccctcaagagacatccccaggcccctccttttattgacatccccaggcccctccctcgaGTGACATCCCCAGACCCCTCCTTTTATTGACATCCCCAGGACCCAACTTtattgacatccccaggcccctccttTTATTGACATCCCCAGGACCCAACTTtattgacatccccaggcccctccctcaagtgacatccccaggcccctccttTTATTGACATCCCCAGACCCCTTCTCCGAGTGACATCCCAAGGCCCCGCCCCCTAGTGACATCCCCGACCTCTCCCTTCATTGACATCCCAAGGCCCCGCCCCCGAGTGAAATCCCGGACCTCTCCCTTCATTGACATCTccaggcccctccctctagtgacatccccaggcccctccctttattgacatccccaggcccctcccccgaGTGACATCCCCGACCTCTCCCTTTATTGACATCAccaggcccctccctctagtgacatcTCCAGGCCCCTCCCTTtattgacatccccaggccccaCCCCCTAGTGATATCCCAGGCGCCTCCTTCTATTGGCATCCCTAGGCCCCACCCTCtattgacatccccaggccccttcCTCTGTTGACTACCCCaggcccctccccccagtgtcatccccaggcccctccccttgGTGACATCCTCAGGCCCCTCCCCTAGTGACATACCAAGGCCCCTCCCCTTAGTGACATCCTCAGGCCCCTCCCCCTAGTGACATACCCAGGCACCTCCCCTTAGTGACATCCCCATGCCCCTCCCcctagtgacatccccaggccTCACCCCCGAGTGACATCCCAGAcccctccctctagtgacatccccaggcccctccccctagtgacatccccagacccctccctctagtgacatccccaggcccctccctttattgacatccccaggcccctcccctactgacatccccaggcccctccttTTATTGACATCCCCAGGACCCACCTTtattgacatccccaggcccctccctttattgacatccccaggcccctccctcttgtgacatccccaggcccctccctttattgacatccccaggcccctcccctagtgacatccccaggcccctccccctagtgacatccccaggccccacCCCCTAGTGAcatcccagacccctcccccagtgacatccccaggcccctccctttattgacatccccaggcccctcccctactgacatccccaggcccctccttTTATTGACATACCCAGGACCCACCTTtattgacatccccaggcccctccctttattgacatccccaggcccctccctctagtgacatccccaggcccctccttttattgacatccccaggcctctccctctagtgacatccccaggccccacCCCCTAGTGACGTCCCAGACTcctccctctagtgacatccccaggcccctccctctagtgacatccccaggccccacctttattgacatccccaggcccctccctcaagtgacatccccaggccccacCCCCTAGTGACGTCCCAGACTcctccctctagtgacatccccaggcccctccctctagtgacatccccaggcccctccccctagtgacatccccaggcccctccccctagtgacatccccaggccccacCCCCTAGTGACGTCCCAGACCCCGccctctagtgacatccccaggcccctccctctagtAACATCCCCAGACCCCTCCCTCTTGTGACATCACGctccctcaggcccctcccctAGTGACGCTCCCTCAGGCCCCACCCCTAGTGACGCTCCCTCAGGCCCTTCCCCTAGTGACGCTCCCTCAGGCCCCACCCCTAGTGACGCTCCCTCAGGCCCCACCCCTAGTGACGctccctcaggcccctcccctAGTGACGCTCCCTCAGGCCCTTCCCCTAGTGACGCTCCCTCAGGCCCCACCCCTAGTGACGCTCACTCAGGCCCCACCCCTATTGACGctccctcaggcccctcccctAGTGACGCTCCCTCAGGCCCTTCCCCTAGTGACGCTCCCTCAGGCCCCACCCCTAGTGACGCTCCCTCAGGCCCCACCCCTATTGACGctccctcaggcccctcccctAGTGACGCTCACTCAGGCTCCACCCCTAGTGACGCTCACTCAGACCCCACCCCTAGTGACGCTCCCTCAGGCCCCACCCCTATTGACGCTCACTCAGGCTCCACCCCTAGTGACGCTCACTCAGACCACACCCAGTTCGCCGTGTCAGCCTGCGCAACCAATGGCGGTGCGGTGTCGCGCAGGACGCCGGGAGTTGTAGTTTTACCTTGTGCGGGAGGGGGAGGGTTTGCGGACACCATGCGTCCGCAGCAGAGCCGCCGATAGGGAGATGGGCGGCCAATCGGAGAGCGCCATGCTGCGAGGTGCGGCCGGAGCGGGAGCGGTGGTTGGTAGgcgcgggcggtgaggagcggcgACGGGACCCTGGGGCCCAGCGGCCTAGCCCAGGCGGCCCGGCCCACAGCAAACACACAGGCTCGGGCTCAGCCAGGCCCACAGCCCCGTCCCCCGCCCACACCGCTCATCCAGGccggcggggcgggacttccggcaGCGGCTTCTCCCTGGACTGAGGTGAGCAaacctgggggtgggggagagagtgacacagacagggagagggagacacagacacagacagggagagggagacacagacacagacagggagagggagacacagacacagacagggagagggagagtgagacacacagaggagagactgagacacacagcGAAAGagaccaaagagagagagagagacgcgggcggacaaactgggtggagagagagagatgggtcggtggagagagagagagatgagtggagagggagagagagagatgggtggagaggagagatgggtggagagagagagagagagagagatgggtggagagagagagatgggtggagagagagagatgggtggagagagagagatgggtgggagagagagagatgggtggagagagagagagagagatgggtgggagagagagagagagatgggtggagagagagagagatggtggagagaggagagagagggtggagagagagagatgggtgaNNNNNNNNNNNNNNNNNNNNNNNNNNNNNNNNNNNNNNNNNNNNNNNNNNNNNNNNNNNNNNNNNNNNNNNNNNNNNNNNNNNNNNNNNNNNNNNNNNNNNNNNNNNNNNNNNNNNNNNNNNNNNNNNNNNNNNNNNNNNNNNNNNNNNNNNNNNNNNNNNNNNNNNNNNNNNNNNNNNNNNNNNNNNNNNNNNNNNNNNactctctctccccccccccactctctctctctctctcccccccccactctctctcccccccccactctctctctctctctccccccccccactctctctcccccccccccactctctctctctctccccccccactctctctctctcccccccccccactctctctctctctctctcccccccccccactctctctctctctccccccccccactctctctctctctctctcctcccccccccactctctctctctctcccccccccccactctctctctccccccccccccactctctctctctctctcccccccccccccccacactctctctctctctctctctctcctcctcccccccccactctctctctctctccctctctctaacggTTTTCACTCACCGGACTCTCAGGCTTCTGATGACGACTCATCCGGGCCCCCGGGCCGGCAGGGAAGTGCATCGCCCGCCGATTCAGCGCCGCCATCGATTGCTCCGGGCAACGGCTGGCAGCGCCTGACCCGCCCCACTCCGTCCTGGCCCCGCCTCCTGGCCTGTGCCGCCTGACTCCGCCCCCTGGCCGTGTCGCTCTGGCCCCGCCCCCTGTCCTGACCCGCCCATGCTCCATCCTGGCCCCGCCCCCTGGCCTGTGCTGCCTGACTCCGCCCCCTGGCCGTGTCGCTCTGGCCCCGCCCCCTGTCCTGACCCGCCCTGACTCCGCCCCCTGTCTGACCCTCCCTGGCCCCGCCTCTCCCCTGCCTAGCCCCGCCCCCTGTCTGAGCCGCTCTGGCCTCGCCccctgtaattggcatcacggagacatggctccagggtgaccaaggctgggaactcaacatccagggctattcaacatttaggaaagatagacagagaggaaaaggaggtggcgtagcattgctggttaaagaggaaattaacgcaattgtaaggaaggacattagcctggatgatgtagaatctgtatgggtggaactgcggaataccaaaggggcagaaatcgggagttgtgtacagaccaccaaacagtagtagtgaggttggggacagcatcaaacatgaaattagggatgcgtgcaataaaggtacagcagttatcatgggcgactttaatctacatatagattgcgctaaccaaactggtagtaatacggtggaggaggatttcctggagtgtattagggatggtttttgag encodes the following:
- the LOC139240294 gene encoding uncharacterized protein, coding for MGGQSESAMLRGAAGAGAVVGKCIARRFSAAIDCSGQRLAAPDPPHSVLAPPPGLCRLTPPPGRVALAPPPVLTRPCSILAPPPGLCCLTPPPGRVALAPPPVLTRPDSAPCLTLPGPASPLPSPAPCLSRSGLAPCNWHHGDMAPG